From Micromonospora sp. NBC_01699, a single genomic window includes:
- a CDS encoding zinc-binding dehydrogenase encodes MRAVWLTGFGGPEKLVPGDAPDPVAGPGQALIEVAYVNITFVETQFRATGAGPYRPELPMIPGNGVGGVVSAVGPDVDPTLIGRQVVSSTGGSGGYAERAAVDAAGLFLVPDGLALDSAVALLADGRTATWLVHSAGLVGGERVLVEAAAGGVGTLLVQLARAAGATVVAAAGGPYKVGLARDLGADVAVDYRNPDWTDRVRAAVGGVDVIFDGVGGTVARAAFELLDRGGRMLSFGLASGEWANISEEAAERRGAQAIRPAMDPTRLRTFTESALAEAAAGRLRPSIGQRFPLHRAAEAHAAITSRTTTGKTLLTPH; translated from the coding sequence ATGCGCGCAGTGTGGTTGACCGGGTTCGGCGGGCCGGAGAAACTCGTCCCCGGCGATGCCCCGGACCCGGTCGCCGGGCCCGGACAGGCGCTGATCGAGGTGGCGTACGTCAACATCACCTTCGTCGAGACCCAGTTCCGGGCGACCGGCGCCGGTCCGTACCGGCCGGAACTGCCGATGATCCCGGGCAACGGGGTGGGTGGCGTGGTGAGCGCGGTCGGCCCCGATGTCGACCCGACACTGATCGGCCGGCAGGTGGTGAGCAGCACCGGCGGCTCCGGCGGGTACGCCGAACGGGCAGCGGTTGACGCCGCCGGTCTGTTCCTGGTGCCGGACGGGTTGGCCCTGGACAGTGCGGTGGCGTTGCTCGCCGACGGGCGTACCGCGACCTGGCTGGTCCACTCGGCAGGGCTGGTCGGCGGCGAACGGGTACTGGTGGAGGCGGCGGCCGGTGGGGTCGGCACCCTGCTGGTGCAACTCGCCCGCGCGGCCGGCGCCACGGTCGTCGCGGCGGCCGGTGGCCCGTACAAGGTCGGACTGGCCCGGGACCTGGGCGCCGACGTCGCCGTCGACTACCGAAACCCGGACTGGACCGACCGGGTACGCGCCGCCGTCGGCGGTGTGGACGTGATCTTCGACGGGGTCGGCGGCACCGTCGCCCGCGCCGCCTTCGAGTTGCTGGACCGGGGCGGCCGGATGCTCAGCTTCGGCCTGGCCAGCGGGGAGTGGGCGAACATTTCCGAGGAGGCGGCGGAGCGGCGCGGCGCACAGGCGATCCGCCCGGCCATGGATCCGACGCGGCTCCGTACCTTCACCGAGAGCGCCCTCGCCGAAGCCGCCGCCGGCCGCCTACGCCCGTCGATCGGACAACGCTTCCCCCTACACCGCGCCGCCGAAGCACACGCCGCCATCACCTCCCGAACCACCACCGGCAAAACCCTCCTAACCCCCCACTAG
- a CDS encoding IS4 family transposase, whose amino-acid sequence MEQFAITRTIAVASGRFAPGHLGELTQHVPFEMVDAVLADTRSVQARVRDVPSRVVVYLLLAAGLFTELGYQQVWARLVAGLDGLAVAMPTSSALSQARRRVGDKPLAALFRLLAGPPAGAQRWRGLLVCAIDGTSMFVPDSTANLAVYPRQAGTHGGSGYPMVRLVAVVACGTRTLIDAVFTPLTTGELACAGRLLGCLHPGMLLLADRGFAARTMIEQFAGTGVDLLVRDKDDRRLPVIRRHHDGSWLSVIGAMTVRVVDAEILVHLDGKHHVGRYRLITTLTDHHRFPALDLVTLYHQRWEIETTYLELKSTLLGGRVLRARTPNGVSQEVHALLTVYQTVRLAMADATANQPTSPDQASFTVAVHAARDQIILATGVIADTTIDLVGVIGRAVLTHLLPKRRARTSPRVVKRAISKHRAKGTIDRTNYHHTITVNILHTTGLTTDPPP is encoded by the coding sequence TTGGAACAGTTTGCCATCACCCGGACGATCGCGGTGGCTTCGGGGCGGTTCGCGCCGGGTCATCTGGGTGAGTTGACGCAGCACGTGCCGTTCGAGATGGTCGACGCGGTCCTGGCCGATACCCGGTCGGTGCAGGCTCGGGTGCGGGATGTGCCTTCGCGAGTGGTGGTATATCTGCTGCTCGCGGCGGGGCTGTTCACCGAGTTGGGCTACCAGCAGGTATGGGCCCGGCTCGTCGCCGGCCTGGACGGGTTGGCGGTGGCGATGCCGACTTCCTCAGCCCTGTCCCAGGCCCGCCGTCGGGTCGGGGACAAGCCCCTGGCGGCGTTGTTTCGGCTGTTGGCGGGTCCACCCGCCGGGGCCCAGCGGTGGCGGGGTCTGCTGGTCTGCGCGATCGACGGCACCAGCATGTTCGTGCCCGACAGCACGGCGAATCTGGCGGTCTACCCGCGTCAGGCCGGCACCCACGGCGGGTCCGGATATCCCATGGTGCGGCTGGTCGCGGTCGTGGCCTGCGGCACCCGCACACTGATCGACGCGGTGTTCACCCCACTCACCACCGGTGAACTCGCCTGCGCCGGGCGTCTGCTGGGCTGTCTGCACCCGGGCATGCTCCTACTGGCCGACCGGGGCTTCGCCGCCCGCACGATGATCGAACAGTTCGCCGGCACCGGCGTCGACCTGCTCGTGCGGGACAAAGACGACCGGCGGCTACCGGTGATCCGCCGCCACCACGACGGGTCCTGGCTATCGGTCATCGGCGCGATGACGGTCCGGGTCGTCGACGCCGAGATCCTGGTGCACCTCGACGGGAAACACCATGTCGGCCGGTACCGGCTGATCACCACCCTCACCGATCACCACCGATTCCCCGCTCTGGACCTGGTCACGCTCTACCACCAACGCTGGGAAATCGAGACGACGTACCTGGAGTTGAAGTCCACCCTGCTCGGCGGACGGGTCCTACGGGCCCGGACCCCGAACGGGGTGAGTCAGGAAGTCCACGCCCTGCTGACCGTCTACCAAACGGTGCGGCTGGCTATGGCCGACGCCACCGCCAACCAACCGACCAGCCCGGACCAGGCCAGCTTCACCGTGGCGGTCCACGCCGCCCGGGACCAGATCATCCTGGCCACCGGGGTCATCGCCGACACCACCATCGACCTCGTCGGAGTGATCGGCCGCGCGGTCCTGACCCACCTCCTCCCGAAACGACGCGCCCGAACAAGCCCACGAGTAGTCAAACGCGCCATCTCCAAACACCGCGCCAAAGGCACCATCGACCGCACCAACTACCACCACACCATCACCGTCAACATCCTGCACACCACAGGATTGACAACCGACCCACCCCCCTAA
- a CDS encoding pyridoxamine 5'-phosphate oxidase family protein, translating to MDMLEPVAELDVRYSDGNAEAIGWAEAREILAAAEVYWLSTVRPDGRPHVTPLLGVWLESALYFCTGPEERKAGNLAGNPHCVLTTGSNALHEGLDLVVEGDAVRLTDDARLRRVADAYAAKYGDDWRFDVRDGAFRHSGGPGTALVFEVAPTTAFGFGKGRYSQTRWRFPR from the coding sequence ATGGACATGCTGGAACCGGTGGCCGAGTTGGATGTTCGGTACAGCGACGGCAACGCCGAGGCCATCGGGTGGGCGGAGGCTCGCGAGATCCTGGCCGCCGCCGAGGTCTACTGGCTGTCGACCGTTCGACCGGACGGGCGGCCGCACGTCACTCCGCTGCTCGGGGTCTGGCTGGAGTCCGCGCTGTACTTCTGCACCGGCCCCGAGGAGCGCAAGGCCGGCAACCTCGCCGGAAACCCGCACTGCGTGCTCACCACCGGCAGCAACGCGCTGCACGAGGGCCTGGACCTGGTGGTCGAGGGTGACGCGGTCCGGCTCACCGACGACGCGCGGCTGCGCCGGGTCGCCGACGCCTACGCCGCGAAGTACGGCGACGACTGGCGGTTCGACGTACGCGACGGGGCCTTCCGGCACTCGGGTGGGCCGGGAACGGCGCTGGTGTTCGAGGTCGCCCCGACCACCGCCTTCGGCTTCGGCAAGGGCCGGTACAGCCAGACCCGTTGGCGTTTCCCCCGCTGA
- a CDS encoding phosphotransferase, translated as MSMTTSTGGPGSNPDPDLDLLTGPGAAELLRTALRPAGGELLTWRATQVEHQPGRRSTAAYQARIRWADGRVREERLGACTGRPPRGTVVLGDGTDQVATWRFPYDPDLPALRTAYDERAVAVLLDDLGLDGGGPVRLAIRAYRPRRRAVIEAIGRRHRLFLKVVRPDQVRDLHERHRLLVGAGVPAAPSLGYTPDGLLVLQALPGRTLRQALYARQAPPSGQAVLGLLDRLPAELAYGRPRRSWREKSPHYASVLAAALPSVAKQARALAEAVMCEAGPEPATVVHGDLYESQLLVSGGRICGLLDVDTAGPGERLDDLACLLGHLSVLAGMNRDRAGTILRAGAAYLAAFERVVDPADLRYRTAAVVLSLATGPHRVQEQDWPANTRDRLDLAEQWLDSARRLRPPTRPR; from the coding sequence ATGTCGATGACCACCAGCACCGGTGGGCCGGGGAGCAACCCCGACCCCGATCTTGACCTGCTCACCGGGCCGGGCGCCGCAGAGTTGCTGCGCACGGCTCTGCGACCGGCCGGTGGTGAGCTGCTCACCTGGCGGGCCACCCAGGTCGAACACCAGCCGGGACGTCGGTCCACGGCCGCGTACCAGGCTCGGATCCGTTGGGCGGACGGACGGGTCCGGGAGGAGCGGCTGGGCGCCTGCACCGGTCGGCCACCACGCGGCACGGTGGTACTGGGCGACGGCACCGACCAGGTGGCGACATGGCGTTTCCCGTACGACCCGGACCTGCCGGCGCTGCGCACCGCGTACGACGAGCGGGCGGTTGCCGTACTCCTGGACGACCTCGGCCTCGACGGCGGCGGACCGGTGCGGTTGGCGATCCGGGCCTACCGGCCCCGACGGCGGGCGGTGATCGAGGCGATCGGCCGCCGGCACCGGCTCTTCCTGAAGGTGGTCCGGCCCGACCAGGTACGGGACCTGCACGAACGGCACCGGTTGCTGGTCGGAGCCGGCGTGCCGGCCGCGCCGAGCCTGGGTTACACCCCGGACGGGCTGCTGGTGTTGCAGGCGCTTCCCGGCCGCACGCTGCGGCAGGCGCTGTACGCCCGGCAGGCGCCACCGTCCGGGCAGGCGGTGCTGGGTCTGCTCGACCGGCTGCCGGCCGAGTTGGCGTACGGGCGGCCCCGGCGGTCCTGGCGGGAGAAGTCGCCGCACTACGCCTCGGTGCTCGCCGCAGCGCTGCCCAGCGTGGCGAAGCAGGCCCGCGCGCTGGCCGAGGCGGTGATGTGCGAGGCCGGACCGGAGCCGGCGACGGTAGTGCACGGCGACCTGTACGAGAGTCAGTTGCTGGTCTCCGGTGGCCGGATCTGCGGCCTGCTCGATGTCGACACCGCCGGACCGGGCGAGCGGCTGGACGACCTCGCCTGCCTGCTCGGGCACCTTTCGGTGCTGGCCGGGATGAACCGGGACCGGGCCGGCACGATCCTGCGCGCGGGGGCGGCGTACCTGGCCGCGTTCGAGCGGGTGGTGGATCCCGCCGATCTGCGATACCGGACCGCCGCGGTGGTGTTGTCGCTGGCCACCGGCCCGCACCGGGTGCAGGAGCAGGACTGGCCGGCAAACACCCGCGACCGGTTGGACCTGGCCGAACAGTGGCTCGACAGCGCCCGCCGCCTCCGCCCGCCCACCCGACCCCGTTGA
- a CDS encoding galactose-binding domain-containing protein, with amino-acid sequence MRSNPVSWRPLAAILATGMVATLAPAVPASAAPASAASATNLAAGKAAAATSTSTGYAAGNISDRDQASYWQGSGAFPQAAAVDLGSGTSIDRVTLKLPKGWAKRTQTLAIQGSPDGTSYSTIVGRASYTFSPTSGNLVTVKFPATTTRYVKADITANSGAAAGQLAELEVHPAAVSKVNLAAAAAVVSLTASSTADVYGPGNAGDGNANTYWESANNAFPQWLQADLGSAVGVNRVVLKLPPATAWQTRTQTLSVQGSSTSSTGPFSTIVASAGYTFNPATGNTVTINFNQTTARYIRLNITGNTGWPAGQISEFEVYGPTEGDTQAPSAPGSLAYTQPGSGQIRLTWNASTDNVGVTGYDIYANGTLRTSVAGNVLTYTDSQPATATVAYYVRAKDAAGNQSGNSNTVTRTGTPGGDTQAPTVPGTLSFTEPAAGQIRLAWGASSDNTAVTGYDIYANGTVRASVAGNVLTYTDSQPATATVAYYVRAKDAAGNVSGNSNTVTRTGSTPGGSNLAVGKPVTASGSIFTFVPTNANDNSLTTYWEGNNFPSVLTVALGANATVNSVVVKLNPDSSWGPRTQNIQVLGREQSSTTFTSLSGAQGYSFSPATGNTVTIPVSANVADVRLSIASNSGAPGGQVAEIQIIGVPAPNPDLTITGLSFAPAAPVETDAITLSGTVRNAGTAASPATNVNFYLGTTLAGTAAVGALAAGASTTVTANVGPRDAGTYPLSAKVDEANTVIEQNDANNSYTNPSSLVVSPVASSDLVSTVSWSPSNPAAGSTVTFTVAIKNQGTIASAGGAHGITLTVVNPANGAVVRTLTGSYTGAIAAGATTAPVSLGTWTAVNGRYDVRVVLADDANELPVKRANNTSVTGFFSGRGANLPYEMYEAEDGLVGGGAQVVGPNRTIGDLAGEASGRRAVTLNSTGNFVEFTTKASTNTLVTRFSIPDAAGGGGIDSTLNVYVNNVFHKAIPLTSKYIWLYGAEAGPGNSPGAGPARHIYDEANIFLDATIPAGSKIKLQKDAANTTTYAIDFINTELVAAAGNPDPARYAVPAGFTHQDVQNALDRARQDANLIGVYLPAGTYPTQSKFQVYGKALQVVGAGPWYTRFAAPANQENTDVGFRAEASANGSTFAGFSYFGNYTSRNDGPGKVFDLSRVSNMTFDNIWVEHQMCMFWGLGVSNITIKNSRIRNTYADGMNMTNGSTNNLISNVEGRTNGDDAFALFSATDGGGGANTGNVFENLTATLTWRAAGLAVYGGQNNIFRNLYIADMLTYSGITVSSLDFGYSFTGFGPGLTTIENASIVRAGGHFWGSQTFPAIWMFAASKEFRAIRINNVDIVDPTYHGIMFQSNYSGGQATQAVTDTVFNNISISGAQKSGDAFDAKSGFGIWANELPEPGQGPVVGSATFNNVRFSNNFQNIRNTTSTFTITINP; translated from the coding sequence ATGAGATCCAACCCCGTCTCCTGGCGCCCGCTGGCGGCGATCCTCGCGACCGGTATGGTCGCGACGCTCGCCCCGGCGGTCCCCGCCTCCGCCGCACCCGCCTCCGCGGCGAGTGCGACCAACCTCGCCGCCGGCAAGGCCGCCGCGGCGACCAGCACCAGCACCGGTTACGCCGCCGGCAACATCTCCGACCGCGACCAGGCCAGCTACTGGCAGGGCAGCGGTGCCTTCCCGCAGGCCGCCGCGGTCGACCTCGGCAGCGGCACGAGCATCGACCGGGTCACCCTGAAACTGCCGAAGGGCTGGGCGAAGCGGACCCAGACGCTCGCCATCCAGGGCAGCCCCGACGGTACGTCGTACAGCACGATCGTCGGCCGGGCCAGCTACACCTTCAGCCCCACCTCGGGCAACCTGGTGACGGTCAAGTTCCCGGCCACCACCACCCGGTACGTGAAGGCCGACATCACCGCCAACAGCGGTGCCGCCGCCGGCCAGCTCGCCGAGCTGGAGGTCCACCCGGCGGCGGTGTCGAAGGTCAACCTCGCCGCCGCCGCGGCGGTGGTGTCGCTGACCGCCAGCAGCACCGCCGACGTGTACGGGCCGGGAAACGCCGGTGACGGCAACGCCAACACCTACTGGGAGAGCGCGAACAACGCCTTCCCGCAGTGGCTCCAGGCCGACCTCGGTTCCGCCGTCGGGGTGAACCGGGTGGTGCTGAAGCTGCCGCCGGCCACCGCCTGGCAGACCCGTACGCAGACGCTGAGCGTGCAGGGCAGCAGCACCAGCAGCACCGGCCCGTTCTCCACCATCGTCGCGTCGGCCGGCTACACCTTCAACCCGGCCACCGGCAACACCGTGACGATCAACTTCAACCAGACCACCGCCCGGTACATCCGGCTGAACATCACCGGCAACACCGGTTGGCCGGCCGGTCAGATCTCGGAGTTCGAGGTCTACGGGCCGACCGAGGGCGACACCCAGGCGCCGTCGGCGCCGGGCAGCCTGGCGTACACCCAGCCGGGGTCCGGGCAGATCCGGTTGACCTGGAACGCCTCGACCGACAACGTCGGCGTGACCGGGTACGACATCTACGCCAACGGCACGCTGCGCACCAGCGTCGCCGGGAACGTGCTGACGTACACGGACAGCCAGCCGGCGACCGCGACGGTCGCGTACTACGTGCGGGCGAAGGACGCGGCGGGCAACCAGTCCGGCAACAGCAACACGGTCACCCGTACCGGCACGCCGGGCGGGGACACGCAGGCGCCGACCGTACCGGGAACGCTGTCCTTCACCGAGCCGGCCGCCGGGCAGATCCGGCTGGCCTGGGGCGCGTCGTCGGACAACACCGCCGTGACCGGGTACGACATCTACGCCAACGGAACGGTTCGGGCGAGCGTCGCCGGGAACGTGTTGACGTACACCGACAGCCAGCCGGCGACCGCGACGGTCGCGTACTACGTGCGGGCGAAGGACGCGGCGGGCAACGTCTCCGGCAACAGCAACACGGTCACCCGTACCGGTAGCACGCCCGGCGGCTCGAACCTGGCCGTCGGCAAGCCGGTCACCGCATCGGGTTCGATCTTCACCTTCGTTCCCACCAACGCGAACGACAACAGCCTCACGACCTACTGGGAGGGCAACAACTTCCCGAGCGTGCTGACCGTGGCGCTCGGCGCGAACGCCACCGTCAACTCGGTGGTGGTGAAGCTGAACCCGGATTCCTCCTGGGGTCCGCGTACGCAGAACATCCAGGTGCTCGGCCGGGAGCAGAGCAGCACCACGTTCACCAGCCTCTCGGGTGCGCAGGGCTACAGCTTCAGCCCGGCCACCGGTAACACGGTGACCATCCCGGTCAGCGCCAACGTCGCCGACGTGCGGCTGTCGATCGCGTCGAACAGCGGTGCTCCGGGCGGGCAGGTCGCGGAGATCCAGATCATCGGCGTACCCGCGCCGAACCCGGACCTGACCATCACCGGCCTGTCGTTCGCCCCGGCCGCGCCGGTGGAGACCGACGCGATCACCCTGTCGGGCACGGTCCGCAACGCGGGAACCGCCGCGTCGCCCGCGACCAACGTCAACTTCTACCTGGGTACGACGCTGGCCGGCACCGCCGCGGTCGGTGCTCTGGCGGCGGGTGCCTCCACCACCGTCACCGCGAACGTCGGTCCGCGTGACGCGGGTACGTACCCGCTGAGCGCCAAGGTCGACGAGGCCAACACGGTGATCGAGCAGAACGACGCGAACAACAGCTACACCAACCCGTCGTCGCTGGTCGTCTCCCCGGTGGCCAGTTCCGACCTGGTCTCCACGGTGAGCTGGTCGCCGAGCAACCCGGCGGCCGGTAGCACGGTCACCTTCACGGTGGCGATCAAGAACCAGGGCACGATCGCCTCCGCCGGTGGCGCCCACGGCATCACGCTCACCGTGGTCAACCCGGCCAACGGCGCGGTCGTGCGTACGCTGACCGGCTCCTACACCGGCGCGATCGCCGCCGGTGCCACCACCGCCCCGGTCTCCCTGGGCACCTGGACCGCCGTCAACGGCCGGTACGACGTCCGGGTGGTGCTCGCCGACGACGCCAACGAGTTGCCGGTGAAGCGCGCCAACAACACCAGCGTCACCGGGTTCTTCTCCGGTCGCGGGGCGAACCTGCCGTACGAGATGTACGAGGCCGAGGACGGCCTCGTCGGCGGCGGCGCGCAGGTCGTCGGGCCGAACCGGACCATCGGCGACCTGGCCGGTGAGGCGTCCGGTCGTCGGGCGGTCACCCTGAACTCGACCGGCAACTTCGTCGAGTTCACCACCAAGGCCAGCACGAACACGCTGGTCACCCGCTTCTCCATCCCGGACGCGGCGGGCGGCGGCGGGATCGACTCGACGCTCAACGTCTACGTCAACAACGTGTTCCACAAGGCGATCCCGCTGACCTCGAAGTACATCTGGCTCTACGGTGCCGAGGCCGGTCCGGGCAACTCGCCGGGTGCGGGTCCGGCGCGGCACATCTACGACGAGGCGAACATCTTCCTGGACGCCACCATCCCGGCGGGCAGCAAGATCAAGCTCCAGAAGGACGCCGCGAACACCACCACGTACGCGATCGACTTCATCAACACGGAGCTGGTCGCCGCGGCCGGCAACCCGGACCCGGCCCGGTACGCCGTACCGGCCGGCTTCACCCACCAGGACGTGCAGAACGCCCTGGACCGGGCCCGGCAGGACGCCAACCTGATCGGTGTCTACCTGCCGGCGGGTACCTACCCGACTCAGTCGAAGTTCCAGGTGTACGGCAAGGCGCTCCAGGTCGTCGGTGCCGGTCCCTGGTACACCCGGTTCGCCGCCCCGGCGAACCAGGAGAACACCGATGTCGGCTTCCGGGCCGAGGCGTCGGCGAACGGCTCGACCTTCGCCGGTTTCTCGTACTTCGGTAACTACACCAGCCGCAACGACGGTCCGGGCAAGGTCTTCGACCTGTCCCGGGTGTCGAACATGACGTTCGACAACATCTGGGTGGAACACCAGATGTGCATGTTCTGGGGCCTCGGGGTCAGCAACATCACGATCAAGAACTCCCGGATCCGGAACACGTACGCCGACGGCATGAACATGACCAACGGCAGCACCAACAACCTGATCAGCAACGTCGAGGGTCGGACCAACGGTGACGACGCGTTCGCGCTCTTCTCCGCGACCGACGGCGGCGGCGGGGCGAACACCGGCAACGTGTTCGAGAACCTGACGGCCACGTTGACCTGGCGTGCGGCCGGTCTGGCGGTGTACGGCGGACAGAACAACATCTTCCGCAACCTGTACATCGCGGACATGCTGACCTACTCCGGCATCACCGTCAGCTCGCTGGACTTCGGGTACTCCTTCACCGGCTTCGGGCCCGGGTTGACCACAATCGAGAACGCCTCGATCGTCCGGGCCGGTGGTCACTTCTGGGGCTCGCAGACATTCCCAGCGATCTGGATGTTTGCCGCCTCGAAGGAGTTCCGCGCCATCCGCATCAACAATGTGGACATCGTCGATCCGACGTACCACGGCATCATGTTCCAGTCGAACTACAGCGGTGGCCAGGCGACCCAGGCCGTCACGGACACCGTGTTCAACAACATCTCGATCAGCGGTGCGCAGAAGAGCGGTGACGCGTTCGACGCCAAGTCCGGCTTCGGGATCTGGGCGAACGAACTGCCCGAGCCCGGCCAGGGCCCGGTGGTGGGCTCGGCCACCTTCAACAATGTCCGGTTCAGCAACAACTTCCAGAACATCCGCAACACCACGTCAACCTTCACCATCACCATCAACCCCTGA